Proteins encoded in a region of the Augochlora pura isolate Apur16 chromosome 4, APUR_v2.2.1, whole genome shotgun sequence genome:
- the L(3)72ab gene encoding U5 small nuclear ribonucleoprotein l(3)72Ab isoform X1 — MADAAARQLQYEYKANSNLVLQADVRLIERRSRDEATGEVMSLVGKLDGTRMGDRAQRTKPGKAEERKVKRQKRDEAQYDFARMKGATLLSEGVDEMVGIVYRPKTQETRQTYEVLLSFIQEALGDQPRDILCGAADEVLAVLKNDKLKEKEKKKETELLLGMLAEERFALLVNLGKKITDFGSDEKNTTNEENIDETYGINVQFEESSEEDDEDVYGEIRENDDEGDEGEEANDDRAIHAENLGSAEEMKKEKPLHPLDIDAYWLQRRLSRIYDDAMVSQARAAEVLAVLKDAGDDRDCENQLVLLLGYDCFDFIKQLKKYRHTIAYCTMLASSQSESERQKIRNKMNDEPILAKILRQLDTGKGDDDADETMEARAQRKRREENEDTGGPGGQVQGTRNLIDLEDLIFAQGSHFMANKRCQLPDGSFRKQRKGYEEVHVPALKPKAFSDSEKLHPIEQLPKYVQPAFEGFKTLNRIQSRLYQTALESDENLLLCAPTGAGKTNVALLCMMREIGKHINADGTINSDEFKIIYVAPMRSLVQEMVGTFGKRLSTYNLTVSELTGDHQLTREQIAATQVIVCTPEKWDIITRKGGEKTFTSLVRLIIIDEIHLLHDERGPVLEALVARTIRNIETTQEDVRLIGLSATLPNYQDVATFLRIKPETGLFYFDNSFRPVALEQQYIGITEKKALKRFQVMNEIVYEKTMEHAGRNQVLIFVHSRKETGKTARAIRDMCLEKDTLGQFLREGSASMEVLRTEAEQVKNQELKDLLPYGFAIHHAGMTRVDRTLVEDLFADKHIQVLVSTATLAWGVNLPAHTVIIKGTQVYNPEKGRWVELGALDVLQMLGRAGRPQYDTKGEGILITNHSELQYYLSLLNQQLPIESQLISKMSDMLNAEIVLGTIQNIRDAVTWLGYTYLYIRMLRCPNLYGISHDKLKDDPLLELHRADLIHSAAVGLDRSGLIKYDRKSGNFQATELGRIASHYYCTHDTMSTYNQLLKRTLSEIELFRVFSLSGEFKHINVREEEKLELQKLMERVPIPVKESIEEPSAKVNVLLQAYISQLKLEGFALMSDMVFVTQSASRLMRAIFEIVLFRGWAQLADKCLSLCKMIDRRMWQSMSPLRQFRKMPEEIVKKIEKKNFPWERLYDLGPNEIGELIRVPKLGKTIHKYIHQFPKLELSTHIQPITRSTLRVELTITPDFQWDEKVHGASEAFWILVEDVDSEVILHHEYFLLKAKYAIDEHLIKFFVPVFEPLPPQYFLRVVSDRWIGAETQLPVSFRHLILPEKNLPPTELLDLQPLPITALRNSKFESIYTDKFPQFNPIQTQVFNAVYNSDDNVFVGAPTGSGKTTVAEFAVLRLLVQNSEGRCVYMVSKEALAELVYADWSVKFSQLLGRKVVLLTGETGTDLKLLAKGQIIITTADKWDVLSRRWKQRKNVQNIQLFIVDELQLIGGEEGPVLEIACSRARYISSQLDKPTRIIALSASLADAKDVAQWLGAPAAATFNFHPSVRPVPLELHVQGINITHNASRLAAMAKPVYNAILRYASHKPVIVFVPTRRQARLTAIDLLTFTAAEGQPSRFFHAEEADIKPFLDRMTDKTLKETLSQGAAYLHEGLSADDRRLVEQLFDSGAIQIAIVTRDLCWDLSINCHLVVVMDTQCYNGKTHAYEDYPITDVLQMVARANRPLEDDDAKCVLLCQSSKKDFFKKFLNEPLPVESHLDHRLHDHFNAEIVTKTIENKQDAVDYLTWTFLYRRLTQNPNYYGLQGVTHRHLSDHLSELVESTLSDLEQAKCVAVEDEMDTLPLNLGMIAAYYYINYATIELFSLSLNNKTKIRGLLEIISAAAEYETVPVRQREENLLRSLAARLPHAPQATRMADPHVKAQLLLQAHLSRIQLGPELQKDTELVLSKAVRLIQACVDVLSSSGWLAPAVAAMELAQMVTQAMWSKDSYLKQLPHFTSETIKRCTDKGVETVFDVMELEDDDRNRLLQLSETQMADVAKFCNRYPNIEMSYEVQDKDKLRSGGTVNVIVQLEREDEVTGPVVAPFFPQKREEGWWVVIGDPKTNSLLSIKRLTLQQKAKVKLDFVAPAPGQHSYTLYFMSDAYLGCDQEYKFTINIGEYESDASSESESD, encoded by the exons ATGGCTGATGCTGCAGCGAGGCAATTGCAATATGAATATAAAGCT AACTCTAATCTTGTTTTACAAGCCGATGTAAGATTAATAGAACGACGTAGTAGAGATGAAGCTACCGGCGAGGTTATGTCCCTTGTGGGAAAACTTGATGGAACACGAATGGGTGATAGAGCACAACGTACTAAGCCAGGAAAAGCAGAAGAACGAAAAGTCAA gCGTCAGAAGCGGGATGAAGCACAGTATGATTTTGCAAGAATGAAGGGTGCGACATTGCTATCTGAAGGAGTAGATGAAATGGTTGGTATCGTTTACCGTCCAAAAACACAAGAGACACGACAAACATATGAAGTTTTACTAAGTTTTATTCAAGAAGCTTTAGGAGATCAACCACGAGATATCTTATGTGGTGCTGCTGATGAAGTACTAGCAGTATTGAAAAATGACAAacttaaagaaaaagagaaaaagaaggagaccGAATTGCTGTTAGGTATGTTAGCTGAAGAAAGATTTGCTCTGCTAGTAAACCTTGGGAAAAAAATAACGGATTTTGGGAGTGATGAGAAAAACACTACTAATGAAGAGAACATTGATGAAACATATGGAATTAACGTACAATTCGAAGAAAGTAGTGAAGAAGATGATGAAGATGTTTATGGGGAGATAAGAGAAAATGATGATGAGGGCGATGAAGGTGAAGAAGCTAATGATGATAGAGCTATTCATGCAGAAAAT TTAGGCAGTGctgaagaaatgaaaaaagaaaaaccacTGCATCCACTAGATATAGATGCATATTGGTTGCAAAGAAGATTGAGCAGGATTTATGATGATGCAATGGTTTCACAAGCAAGAGCTGCAGAAGTATTAGCAGTTTTGAAAGATGCCGGTGATGATCGTGACTGCGAAAATCAATTAGTACTTTTATTGGGCTATGATTGTTTTGATTTTATCAAACAACTGAAAAAATATAGACATACAA ttgCCTACTGCACTATGTTGGCATCATCACAGTCCGAATCGGAGCGgcaaaaaattcgaaataaaatgaacgatGAACCTATATTAGCAAAAATTCTGCGACAATTAGATACAGGTAAAGGTGACGATGATGCCGATGAAACAATGGAAGCAAGAGCACAACgcaaaagaagagaagaaaatgaagATACTGGAGGTCCTGGAGGTCAGGTTCAGGGTACACGAAATCTAATAGACTTGGAAGATCTTATATTCGCACAAGGAAGTCATTTTATGGCAAATAAACGCTGTCAGTTACCTGATGGGAGTTTCAGAAAACAACGGAAAGG ATACGAAGAGGTTCATGTTCCAGCATTGAAGCCAAAAGCGTTTTCAGACAGTGAGAAACTTCATCCCATTGAACAATTACCGAAATACGTACAACCAGCGTTTGAAggttttaaaacattaaatcgGATTCAAAGCCGTTTGTATCAAACAGCATTAGAGAGTGATGAAAATTTACTATTGTGCGCACCAACAGGTGCAGGTAAAACTAATGTTGCTCTTTTATGCATGATGCGTGAAATTGgtaaacatataaatgcaGATGGTACAATTAACAGCGAcgagtttaaaataatttatgttgcGCCAATGCGTTCATTGGTGCAAGAAATGGTTGGAACATTTGGTAAACGGTTATCTACATACAACTTAACTGTGTCCGAGTTGACTGGTGATCATCAATTAACACGGGAACAAATAGCTGCAACACAAGTTATAGTGTGCACTCCTGAAAAATGGGATATTATAACAAGAAAAGGTGGTGAAAAAACTTTTACTTCGTTGGTTAGATTGATCATTATTGATGAAATTCACTTATTACACGATGAAAGAGGTCCTGTCTTGGAAGCTTTGGTGGCTAGaacaattagaaatattgaaacaacaCAGGAAGATGTCAGATTGATTGGTCTTTCAGCTACATTACCTAATTATCAAGATGTGGCAACATTTTTACGTATAAAACCAGAAAcaggtttattttattttgacaacAGTTTTAGACCTGTTGCTTTGGAACAACAATACATAGGTATTACAGAGAAAAAAGCACTGAAACGATTTCAAGTAATGAATGAAATTGTCTATGAGAAAACAATGGAACATGCAGGTAGAAATCAAGttctaatttttgtacattCGCGAAAAGAAACAGGAAAAACAGCACGTGCTATTAGAGATATGTGTTTGGAAAAAGATACATTGGGGCAATTCCTTAGAGAAGGATCCGCATCTATGGAGGTGTTACGGACAGAAGCTGAACAAGTAAAAAATCAAGAACTTAAAGATTTGTTACCTTATGGATTTGCTATTCATCATGCAGGTATGACAAGAGTAGATCGAACACTAGTTGAGGATCTTTTTGCTGATAAACATATACAAGTTCTAGTATCCACTGCAACGTTAGCTTGGGGAGTTAATTTACCAGCACatacagttattattaaagGAACTCAGGTTTATAATCCAGAAAAAGGTAGATGGGTTGAATTAGGTGCTCTAGATGTACTCCAAATGCTAGGCAGAGCTGGTCGCCCGCAATACGACACGAAAGGTGAAGGCATTCTTATCACAAATCACAGTGAACTTCAGTATTATTTATCTCTCCTGAATCAGCAACTGCCCATCGAGTCACAGTTAATCAGTAAAATGTCAGACATGCTAAATGCTGAAATAGTTTTGGGTACTATACAAAACATTAGAGATGCTGTTACTTGGTTGGGATATACTTATTTGTACATAAGAATGCTTCGTTGTCCAAATCTATATGGTATAAGCCATGATAAGTTAAAAGATGATCCATTACTTGAATTGCACAGAGCAGATCTTATTCATTCTGCAGCAGTAGGATTGGACCGCAGTGgtctaattaaatatgatcGTAAATCAGGAAATTTCCAAGCCACTGAATTGGGACGCATAGCATCACATTATTACTGCACGCATGACACAATGTCTACGTACAATCAGTTATTAAAACGTACATTAAGCGAAATTGAATTGTTCCGAGTGTTTTCATTATCTGGCGAATTTAAGCATATAAATGttcgagaagaagaaaaattggaattacAGAAGTTGATGGAAAGAGTACCTATTCCAGTGAAAGAAAGCATAGAAGAACCAAGTGCAAAAGTTAATGTACTTTTACAAGCATACATTTCTCAGCTAAAGCTGGAAGGATTTGCGCTTATGTCAGATATGGTCTTTGTTACACAGTCTGCATCAAGATTAATGAgagcaatttttgaaatcgttTTGTTCCGTGGGTGGGCACAACTAGCTGATAAATGTTTGTCATTGTGCAAAATGATAGATAGAAGGATGTGGCAGTCAATGTCCCCTCTGAGACAATTCCGTAAAATGCcggaagaaattgttaaaaagatagaaaagaagaattttccATGGGAAAGATTATATGATCTCGGACCAAATGAAATTGGAGAATTAATTCGTGTACCGAAGTTGGGCAAAACTATTCATAAATACATTCATCAGTTTCCGAAGTTAGAATTGTCGACACATATTCAACCGATAACGCGATCTACACTAAGAGTAGAACTAACTATTACACCCGATTTTCAGTGGGATGAAAAGGTACATGGTGCTTCAGAGGCATTTTGGATTTTAGTTGAAGACGTAGATTCCGAAGTAATACTTCATcacgaatattttctattgaaaGCAAAATACGCAATAGACGAACACTTGATCAAATTTTTCGTACCTGTGTTTGAGCCCCTACCACCGCAATACTTCTTACGGGTTGTATCTGATAGATGGATTGGAGCAGAAACTCAATTGCCTGTCAGTTTTCGTCATTTGATTCTTCCAGAAAAGAATTTACCACCGACTGAATTGCTGGATTTACAACCGCTTCCAATTACCGCATTACGTAATTCCAAATTTGAAAGTATCTATACTGATAAATTTCCGCAATTTAATCCAATTCAAACACAAGTATTCAATGCTGTTTATAATTCAGATGACAATGTTTTTGTCGGAGCACCTACAGGCTCAGGAAAGACAACAGTAGCTGAATTTGCGGTGTTACGTTTACTCGTTCAGAACTCGGAAGGTAGATGCGTGTACATGGTTAGCAAGGAAGCATTAGCAGAATTAGTTTATGCTGATTGGTCGGTAAAGTTCAGTCAACTTTTGGGAAGAAAAGTAGTTTTACTGACTGGTGAAACAGGAACGGATCTTAAGTTGCTTGCAAAAGGACAAATTATAATCACAACAGCAGATAAATGGGACGTCCTATCACGAAGAtggaaacagagaaagaatgTGCAAAATATTCAACTTTTTATTGTTGATGAGCTTCAGTTGATTGGTGGCGAAGAAGGGCCTGTATTAGAAATAGCATGTTCGAGGGCTCGTTACATATCTTCTCAGTTGGATAAACCAACTAGAATCATTGCATTATCAGCTTCACTAGCAGATGCTAAAGACGTAGCTCAATGGTTAGGTGCACCCGCCGCAGCAACTTTCAATTTCCACCCGTCTGTTAGACCTGTACCTTTAGAGTTGCATGTACaaggaataaatattactcATAATGCATCAAGATTGGCTGCTATGGCAAAACCAGTGTACAATGCGATACTGCGTTATGCTTCTCATAAGCCAGTTATTGTTTTTGTGCCTACCCGCCGTCAAGCTAGATTAACAGCCATTGATTTATTGACTTTTACTGCAGCAGAAGGTCAACCTTCTCGATTCTTCCACGCAGAAGAAGCGGATATTAAACCATTCTTAGATAGGATGACTGATAAGACATTAAAAGAAACACTTTCACAAGGAGCTGCTTATCTTCATGAAGGATTATCTGCGGATGATCGACGCCTAGTTGAACAACTGTTTGATAGTGGCGCTATCCAAATAGCTATTGTTACAAGAGATCTTTGTTGGGATTTGTCTATAAACTGTCATCTTGTAGTTGTAATGGATACTCAGTGCTACAATGGAAAGACACATGCCTACGAAGATTATCCTATTACGGATGTCCTGCAAATGGTAGCTCGAGCAAATCGCCCATTAGAGGATGATGACGCGAAATGTGTTCTTCTTTGTCAGAGTTCAAAGAAAGATTTCttcaagaaatttttgaatgaaCCTTTGCCTGTAGAAAGCCATTTAGATCATAGATTGCACGATCACTTTAATGCGGAGATAGTAACAaaaacgattgaaaataaacagGATGCAGTTGACTACCTTACATGGACCTTCTTATATAGACGACTTACACAAAATCCTAATTATTACGGATTGCAAGGTGTTACACATAGACACTTATCTGATCATTTATCTGAATTAGTTGAAAGTACTTTAAGTGATTTGGAACAAGCTAAATGTGTTGCTGTAGAAGATGAAATGGACACTTTGCCTCTAAATCTTGGAATGATTgcagcttattattatatcaattacgcaacgattgaattattcagcctttctctaaataataaaaccaaaATCAGAGGCTTactggaaattatttcagcaGCTGCAGAATATGAAACAGTACCAGTTAGACAGCGggaagaaaatttgttaagaAGCTTGGCAGCACGGCTTCCACATGCTCCACAAGCCACGAGAATGGCGGATCCTCATGTAAAAGCACAACTTCTGTTGCAGGCTCATTTGTCTCGCATACAACTTGGTCCAGAACTCCAAAAAGATACGGAATTGGTCTTAAGCAAAGCTGTTAGATTAATACAAGCTTGTGTTGATGTTCTTAGTTCATCTGGTTGGTTGGCACCCGCAGTTGCAGCTATGGAACTGGCACAAATGGTCACCCAAGCAATGTGGTCTAAAGACtcttatttaaaacaattgccACACTTTACTTCTGAGACAATTAAACGTTGCACTGATAAGGGAGTAGAAACTGTATTTGATGTAATGGAACTAGAGGACGATGATAGGAATCGTCTTCTACAATTGTCTGAAACACAAATGGCAGATGTTGCCAAATTCTGTAATCGTTATCCTAATATAGAAATGTCCTATGAAGTTCAAGACAAAGATAAATTACGCAGTGGTGGCACAGTGAATGTTATTGTTCAGCTTGAAAGAGAAGATGAAGTTACGGGACCAGTCGTTGCACCATTCTTTCCACAGAAGCGTGAAGAGGGATGGTGGGTGGTTATTGGTGATCCAAAAACTAATTCTTTGCTGTCTATAAAGAGATTAACACTTCAACAAAAAGCAAAGGTTAAACTTGATTTTGTAGCACCTGCTCCTGGACAACATTCCTATACTTTGTATTTTATGAGCGATGCTTACTTAGGATGCGATCAGGAATATAAATTCACAATAAATATAGGAGAATACGAGTCGGATGCAAGTTCAGAATCAGAGTCAGATTAA